From Procambarus clarkii isolate CNS0578487 chromosome 73, FALCON_Pclarkii_2.0, whole genome shotgun sequence, one genomic window encodes:
- the LOC138356662 gene encoding mucin-2-like: MASYNQLRETPRVSNPRELIEARPLALTVRSTLMPPPLAPPEALGYVTEGSDWSLALFDTSAGKYKLIKRHMRVPPGNNLVYTSDCKVKKSCKKYSGKMQGKVLPVRSERSPKAAVDKAASAAQRTVRLDASVRGPEAPVAARGAPPASKRLNNVLTDAISAIQEAQDALQELYDLLVQILNTTIASVSSTSTPTTTRRGRLRNRPARKDPLLRRHKRNAIDDIRDLVSIMEQVVEAVEIRNTYGIAALTIELRTQVTVVQKLTLGIKDGSIGATLELAVEVSVALNIAIQTTPTATTTGTTPTAATTGTTPTATTTGTTPARTTETTPTSHNNRNYINTTSTEIASTATTGTTPTATPTGTTRTATTTETKPASTTTGAKTTATTTGTTPTATTTGTTPTATTTGATTTSTTTGTTPTATTTETKPASTTTGATTTATTTGTTPTATTPGTTPTATTTGTTPTATTTGTTTATPTGTTPTATTTGTTSTATPTGTTQTATTTGTTIATTTGTTPTATTTGTTSTATTTGTTPTATTTGTTATATTTGTTPTATTGTTPTATTTGGGRCPGGAECSSAVEVLSTSVAGVSSTSTPTSTGRGRLRNRPARNDPLLRRHKRNAIDDIRYLVSIMNQVIAAVEIRNTFVIGELTIELRVQVSVVQSLTVGIKDGTVGATLELAVEVSVALTVTIQAKETTINEKDKVEDEIKDVENEIAVLERSSTSTTIEITTTSSSSTTITSFTSTVTTEGISTTETQPTATIIKTTSTELQLQQELHQQLSQQQELHQNLPQQQDLLQQQSQQQELHHQPHTQQELHQQPQQKRYQQPQ; encoded by the exons ATGGCTAGCTATAATCAACTGAGAGAGACTCCCAGAGTCTCCAATCCTCGAGAGCTGATTGAGGCACGTCCTCTCGCCCTCACAGTCAGATCAACTCTGATGCCACCTCCGCTTGCGCCACCAGAGGCACTCGGTTACGTCACTGAAGGCTCTGATTGGTCGCTCGCG CTCTTTGACACATCTGcaggtaaatataaattaattaagcgACATATGAGAGTACCTCCTGGTAATAACCTTGTGTACACCTCAGATTGCAAAGTCAAAAAGAGTTGCAAGAAGTATTCTGGTAAAATGCAAGGGAAAGTGCTTCCCGTCAGGAGCGAGAGATCGCCAAAGGCTGCGGTGGACAAGGCTGCAAGTGCTGCGCAGCGGACTGTAAGATTAGACGCAAGTGTAAGAGGGCCGGAGGCTCCTGTAGCAGCAAGAGGTGCTCCTCCAGCCAGCAAGAG GCTAAACAACGTCCTAACCGATGCGATCAGCGCCATACAGGAAGCGCAGGACGCCCTGCAAGAATTGTATGACCTCCTGGTCCAGATCCTCAACACCACCATCGCTAGCGTCTCCTCTACCAGCACCCCGACCACAACCAGACGTGGACGCCTGAGAAACAGACCTGCTAGAAAAGATCCGCTTCTCAGGAGACACAAACGAAATGCTATCGATGATATTCGTGATCTTGTCAGTATTATGGAACAAGTCGTCGAAGCGGTAGAGATCAGGAACACTTACGGGATTGCGGCACTTACTATTGAGCTACGAACTCAGGTAACTGTTGTCCAAAAGCTGACACTGGGCATCAAAGACGGAAGTATTGGAGCAACACTGGAGCTCGCGGTGGAAGTGTCAGTGGCGCTCAATATAGCAATACAG actacaccaacagccacaacaacagggactacaccaacagccgcaacaacaggaactacaccaacagccacaacaacaggaactacaccagccagaacaacagaaactacaccaacatcCCACAACAATAGGAACTACATCAACA CCACCTCAACAGAAATTGCATCAACAGCCaccacaggaactacaccaacagctactccaacaggaactacacgaacagccacaacaacagaaactaaacCAGCATCCACAACAACAGGAGCTaaaacaacagccacaacaacaggaactacaccaacagccacaactacagggactacaccaacagccacaacaacaggagctacaacaacatccacaacaacagggactacaccaacagccacaacaacagaaactaaacCAGCATCCACAACAACAGGAGCtacaacaacagccacaacaacaggaactacaccaacagcaacaacaccagggactacaccaacagccacaacaacaggaactacaccaacagccacaacaacagggactacaacagccacaccaacaggaactacaccaacagccacaacaacaggaactacatcaacagcaacaccaacaggaactacacaaaccgccacaacaacaggaactacaatagccacaacaacaggaactacaccaacagccacaacaacaggaactacatcaacagccacaacaacagggactacaccaacagccacaacaacagggactacagcaacagccacaacaacaggaactacaccaacagccacaacaggaactacaccaacagccacaacaacag GAGGCGGACGATGCCCTGGAGGAGCTGAATGCTCTTCTGCTGTCGAGGTTCTGAGCACCAGCGTCGCTGGCGTCTCCTCTACCAGCACCCCGACCTCAACCGGACGTGGACGCCTGAGAAACAGACCTGCTAGAAACGATCCGCTTCTCAGGAGACACAAACGAAATGCTATCGATGATATTCGTTATCTTGTCAGTATTATGAATCAAGTCATCGCAGCTGTAGAGATCAGGAACACCTTCGTGATTGGGGAACTTACTATTGAGCTACGAGTTCAGGTATCTGTTGTTCAGAGCCTGACAGTGGGTATCAAAGACGGAACTGTGGGGGCAACATTGGAGCTCGCGGTGGAAGTGTCAGTGGCGCTCACTGTAACAATACAGGCAAAGGAGACAACTATTAATGAGAAAGACAAAGTAGAAGATGAGATAAAAGATGTAGAGAATGAAATAGCCGTGTTGGAAAGGTCGTCTACATCTACAACTATTGAGATTACAACAACCTCAAGCTCTTCAACTACAATAACATCATTTACTTCTACAGTCACAACAGAAGGAATTTCAACAACAGAGACTCAACCAACTGCCACAATAATAAAAACTACGTCAACAGAATTACaactacaacaggaactacaccaacaattaTCACAACAACAGGAGCTACACCAAAacctaccacaacaacaggaCCTACTCCAACAACaatcacaacaacaggaactgcaccatcaaccacacacacaacaggaactgcaccaacaaccacaacagaaaCGATACCAACAACCACAATAA